In the genome of Telluria mixta, the window AGATCGGGCGTGACGTCGTCGTCGATGGTGGCGAGGCCCAGCACGTGGATGTCGAGCCGCTCGCCGGCGGCGACGCTCGCTTCAAGCTCCGCCCTCGTGTAGCGCTGCATGCCCATGACGAAGCGCTTGCGCGTCACCGTCTGGCGGATCACGTCGCCGTGCTGCTGTAACTGGTTGCGGATGGCCGTACGGACGAAATCCGTGCGGTTCGTATAAAACCCTTCCGCCACGAGCAGGTCCATCTGGGCGAGATCGACCAGGCCCAGGTTGATCGTGACCTTGTCCGTGTCCGGGAATTTTGGCTTCGTTTCGACGAGCTTCATGACGTTTCCTTGATATCGATACGCTCAATATACTCCAACCAGAGTATAAGAGGCGTATAAATTTCAATCGTACGCGAAATATGCGTATGCACGAACGAGCAGACCGCGACGTCTTGCCTTATAATGTGATTTCTGGATAGAAATCCTCCGGACCGCCTCACCGGCCTCCCCCGTCACTGCGCGGGCACCACCGGTGCTTCTTTTCATCCCACCCCACGCCCCGGCAGCCGTCGTGCGTACCCGACGCGCAACCATGCCGGCCCGCCCGACCACGCTGCAACCGCACGCGCGGATTGCAGCCCCATCAAAGGAACCCCATGGCCAAAGAAGAACTCATCGAAATGGACGGCATCGTCCAGGAAATCCTGCCCGACTCGCGCTTTCGCGTCGACCTGGACAATGGACACAAACTGATCGCCTACACGTCGGGCAAGATGCGCCAGCACCACATCCGCATCCTCGCGGGCGACCGCGTGACGCTGGAGATGTCCGCGTACGACCTGAGCAAGGGTCGCATCACGTTCCGCCATATCGAAAAGCGCAACGCCGCGCCGGCGCGGCGCCCGACCTACCGCCGCTGACCCAAGCCCGGCTCGGCCGGCGCCATATTCACGAACCGCGTGAGTACGAGCACCGGCAGCGCCGACAGCACCACCCACAAGAAGAAATGGCGGTAACCCAGCGCATGCTGGATGTCGCCGCTGACCACCTTCGACAGCACGAAGCCCAGCTGCATGAACCCGGACCCCAGCGCGTAGTGCGCCGTCTGGTAGCGGCCGGGCGCGATCACCTGCATGATGAACAGGATCATGCCCACGAAGCCGAACCCGTAGCCGAACATCTCCGCCGACAGCGCCACCGTGACGAAGGCGAGGTTCTCCGGCTGCACCGCGCTCAGGTACCAGAACACGAGATTCGGCACGTTCATCGCGAGGATCAGCACGAGCATCGCGCGCTGCAGGCCCACGCGCGACGTGAACCAGCCGCCGAGGATGCTCCCGACGAGGAAGGCGGCCGTGCCTGCCGTGCCATAGATGGCGCCCACTTCCTGCGTGGAGAGACCGAGGCCGCCCACCGCGCGCGCATCGCGCAGGAACAGCGGGCCGATCGTCTGCACCTGCCCTTCCGCGAGGCGGAACAGCAGGATGAACACGATGCCCATCCAGATGCCCGGCTTGGCGAAGAACGCGCGCACGACGTCGACCAATACATCGACAGTGCCGCGTACCGACGCGCCGGTGCCGGTCTTGACCGCTCCCGGCAACGCCCACGCGTGATACAGCCCGAGCCCCGCCAGCAGTGCACCGAGCAGCCCGAACACGGTGGCCCACGCGGCCGGCGGTCCGATGCGCTGTTCAAGGAAGCCGGCCAGGATCACGAGCCCGCCCAGCGACAGGAATTTCGCACCGTTGAAGAACGCGCCCTGCCAGCCGGCGTACGCGCATTGCTGGCGCTCGGACAGGTTCGCGATATATAAACCGTCGGCCGCGATGTCGTGCGTGCTGGACGCCAGCGCGGCAACCGCCAGCAGCCCGATCGCCAGCGCGAACCACGCGGGCAGCTGCAGCGCGACGGCCAGCGCCGCGAGCGCGATACCGCCAGCGACCTGCAGCACGACGACGACCCGCTTCTTGCTCGCCGCGAGTTCCAGGAAGGGGCTCCACAACGCCTTGAACACCCACGCGAGGCCGAGGACGCCGGTCCAGCGCGCGATCTGCTCGTTGGGCACGCCCATGCTCTTGAACATCAGCCCCGCCACGAGGGCGACGGCGTAGAACGGCAGGCCCTGGGCGAGGTACAGCGTGGGCACCCATGCGAGCGGATGGCGCGCCTGTGGGCTCGCGACGGGTGTCAGGTGGTCGGGACGGATGCTATCCATGGGAATCCAGTGCGATGACGACGGTTGCGCTCTTGCGGCCGCGCGTGTCGAAGGTGGCGACCTTGAACACGGCGGCGCCCTGCCCTGCCTCCACCGGCTCCGTGTAGCGCGGGCTGGCGGCATCGGGCTCGCTGCCGTCCAGAGTGTAATGCAGCGCGAGGCCCGGCAGGGCCACGTTCGCGTGGACCGTCCGGCCGACAGCGACGGCACCCGGCGGCGGCAACCGGTAACCGTAGGCCAGCGGCGCGCGGTCGAGCCGTGCCAGCTCCCGCTGGCCGAGGCGGTTGGCGAATTCGTTCCAGGCGTCGTCCATCGCACGCGTGCGCGCGTCGGCGTCCTCGATCGCGCACCAGCCGGGATCCGGCGCCCACGCCCGTTCCGCCAGCGCCACGAGGCGCGGTGCGGCCAGGTATTCGATGCGGTCGCGCGTGCGGGCGTTCTCTCCCCACAGCTGCCCCTGCAGGCCATTGACGCGGCGCCGCCCTTCCGGCGTCAGGCGCGCCATCGCGGCCAGCCGCTCCGCCGGCACGCTCTGGCCCATCGGGTCGGTGGCCGCGCTGACGATCATGTCCAGCGGGCAGAAGCCGAATGCGTGGCGCGTCTCCACGAAGCCCGCCCAGTAATAGCCCGGCTCCTGCGGGTCCTTCGCGTAGGCGAGGTCGAAATACAGATTCGCGGCATTCGCCAGCACGACGTCGTAGCCGGCATTGGCGAGGCGGTACGCGACGTCTTCCTTGCCCGAGCCCCACGCGTTGTTCCATGCATAGACCTGGAAGCCGGGGCCGCCGTCCTCGTACACGAGCGCCGTCTCTTCCCAGCCCGCGAACGCAAGGCCGTGGCGTGCCAGGATCGCGCGGCAGCGGTCGACGAAATCCGCCTGCAGCTGCCCGATATGCATCCAGCCCCGCTCGCGCATCAGCGCCTGGCACCGCGGCGAGCCTTCCCACGCGCCCAGCGGCACCTCGTCGCCACCCGTGTGGATCGTCTTGAGCGGCACGCCGGCCTCGCGGTACAGCGCGGCCACGTGGGCGACGACGGTGTCGATGAAGCGGTCGACGGACGGCATGGCGATGCAGATCACGTTGTCGCGCCACAGCTGGACGGATTCGTAGACGGAGGCATCGTACGGATCGCTCAGCAGGTAGCGCTCCGCCTCGTCGATGTCGCCCTGCGCGCGCAGGCGGTCGTGACGCGCGCGCATCGCCAGCACGGCCGCGCGCGCGTGGCCCGGCATGTTGAATTCCGGGATGACCTCGATGTGGCGTGCGTGCGCGTAACGCAGGATGCCGATGAATTCCTCGGCGTCGTAATAGCCCGTGCCGGACGACGTATCCACGTCCGCGCCGGAGCCAAAGGATGGCGGCAGCGTGTGGCCGCAGGCCGCGCCCCGTTTGCTGCCGATCTCCGTCAGCTCCGGCAGCGCGTCGATCCGCAAGCGCCAGCCCTCGTCGTCCGTCAGGTGCAGGTGCAGCCGGTTCAGTTTATAGCGCGCCATGCAGTCGAGCAGGCGCTTGACCGTGGCGACCGAGGCGAAATGGCGTGCCACGTCGAGCATCATGCCGCGGTAGCCGAAGCGCGGCGCGTCGAGCACGCGGCCGCATGGCAGCGAGCCGTCCGCGTCCAGCAACTGGGCCAAGGTCTGGATGCCGTTGAACACGCCGTGCGCGCCGGCGCCGCGCACGAGGATCGTGTCGGGGCCGATGTCGAGGTGGTACGCCTCCGGGCCATCCGCCGCCACGGCCCCGATCTCCAGCAGGATGCGCGCGCCGTCACCGTCCGGCAGGTCGGCCAGCAGCGCGCGTAACAACGCCGCTTCACCGGCCAGCGCGGCGCCGGCCATGATCTCGCTGGACGCCGACAGGCGGCAGCGCGCGTCCGTGAAGCGGGCCGATACCGGCGTCGGCGTGATGCGGCCGACGTCTTCGTCCGGCAGCAGGCGCAGACCGCCGTTCTCGCGCCAGCGCCAGGCCGCGTCGGCCGGCGGCAGCACGTCGCGCGCATGGCGCTGCAGCTGTTCCGGCCGCGCGAACGGCGTAACGTCCGCGTCGCCCAGGTCGACCGTGCAACCGTCCGCTTCGACGAGGTAGAAGCCGAGCGGCGCGTCCGTCATGCTGATGGCCCAGAACTGCGCCTCGTAGCGCACGTCGAGCACCTCGCCCGGCTGCCAGGCTTTGTCATCCGGGCGACGCAGCGCGAACAGGTCGCCGTTGACGTGCTCCAGGTGAAAGCCCGCGCTCACGCTGCCGGTCAGCACGCGCCGGCATGCATTGAAGTACACGGTCCATCCCGCGGCGATCGGCGCGCCCGACACGTTGGTGAGCGTCAGGCGCGCCGCGAAGACGTCGTCCGCGACGAGGTTGGACACACACTCCCATGCCGCGGCCACGGGCACGCCGTCCCGTTTCTCCCGTTGCGGCACGATCAGAGCTTGCCGCGCAGGCCGAGGTAGAAGGTGCGGCCGTTCGAGTAGAACGCGCGCGGCTGGTCCTTGTTCTCGGCGTACATCTTGATCGTCTCGTTGGTGAGGTTCAGCGCATCGAACGTGACCGTCAGGTGCTCGTTGATCTTGAAGTTCACCGAGGCCGCCAGCGACGGCATCGCATCGACGTGCTGGCTCGCGCCGCGGTCCACGCCGGCCTTGTACGACGAACGGTGGCTGTACGCGAGGCGCGCGGAGAAGCGGTCGTTCTCGTAGTAGCCCGTCACGTTGTACGTGTTCTTCGACGCGTTGAGCATCTCGCCGCCGCCATCCAGTTCGCCGTCCGCCCACGTGTAGTTGGTGAGCATGCCAAAGTTGTTCCACAGCGGCTGCTGCCACGACAATTCGATGCCCTTGTTGGTGGCGCTCGTGTTGTACGGCGACGTGATCTGGTAGTCGGTGAACGCGCCGCGCTTGTTGTTGTAGTAGCTGCCCGTGCTCGTGCCCTGCGCGACGATGGAGCTGAAGTCCATGTAGAACAGGCCCGCCGACAGCATCGCCTTCGGCATGTAGTACCACTCGGCCGACAGGTCGTAGTTGACGGAGCGGATCGGATCGAGCTTGACGTTGCCGCCGCTGCCCGACAGCGCGTCGTCGTTCAGCGACACGGAGCCGCCCAGCGCGCTGTAGTCGGGACGCGCCATCGTCTTCGCGATGCCGGCGCGGACGACGAGATCCTGGCGCACGTCGAACTTCACGTTCGCGCTCGGCAGGTAGTCGCGGTATTTGCGCTCGTACGTCGTCGGGGTGTACGGGCCGAAGGCGGAGCCGGTGATCGGATTCTGGCCGCCCGGCAGGTTCACGACTGTCGTCTGGCGCGTCTCGACGGCGCGCAAACCGAAGTTACCGCTCCAGCTGTCGCCGCCGACTTCCGCCATGCCGTAGACAGCCGCGGTCTTTTCGCGCACCTGGAATTCGTCGAGCCAGTTATGGCGCAAGGTGAAATCGAGCAGGCGGTTGCCCGGCACCGCGCCCCAGGCGCCGAGGGCGGGACCGCTGTACTTGAAGTAGTTGTTGAAGACGCTGCCGCCGAGGTCCGAGCCGAAGTCGCCCGGGTACATCTCGCCGTTCCACACCGGTCCCGGATTGCTGAAACCGTTCGGGCCCGGACGCGTTTCCAGCGGGTGCTCGGCGGTGCGTTTATGATCCGTCCAGCGCG includes:
- a CDS encoding CopG family transcriptional regulator, with protein sequence MKLVETKPKFPDTDKVTINLGLVDLAQMDLLVAEGFYTNRTDFVRTAIRNQLQQHGDVIRQTVTRKRFVMGMQRYTRAELEASVAAGERLDIHVLGLATIDDDVTPDLARDAIASIQVLGAFLAPAAVKSALADRIHI
- the infA gene encoding translation initiation factor IF-1, with amino-acid sequence MAKEELIEMDGIVQEILPDSRFRVDLDNGHKLIAYTSGKMRQHHIRILAGDRVTLEMSAYDLSKGRITFRHIEKRNAAPARRPTYRR
- a CDS encoding MFS transporter, encoding MDSIRPDHLTPVASPQARHPLAWVPTLYLAQGLPFYAVALVAGLMFKSMGVPNEQIARWTGVLGLAWVFKALWSPFLELAASKKRVVVVLQVAGGIALAALAVALQLPAWFALAIGLLAVAALASSTHDIAADGLYIANLSERQQCAYAGWQGAFFNGAKFLSLGGLVILAGFLEQRIGPPAAWATVFGLLGALLAGLGLYHAWALPGAVKTGTGASVRGTVDVLVDVVRAFFAKPGIWMGIVFILLFRLAEGQVQTIGPLFLRDARAVGGLGLSTQEVGAIYGTAGTAAFLVGSILGGWFTSRVGLQRAMLVLILAMNVPNLVFWYLSAVQPENLAFVTVALSAEMFGYGFGFVGMILFIMQVIAPGRYQTAHYALGSGFMQLGFVLSKVVSGDIQHALGYRHFFLWVVLSALPVLVLTRFVNMAPAEPGLGQRR
- a CDS encoding family 20 glycosylhydrolase, whose amino-acid sequence is MSNLVADDVFAARLTLTNVSGAPIAAGWTVYFNACRRVLTGSVSAGFHLEHVNGDLFALRRPDDKAWQPGEVLDVRYEAQFWAISMTDAPLGFYLVEADGCTVDLGDADVTPFARPEQLQRHARDVLPPADAAWRWRENGGLRLLPDEDVGRITPTPVSARFTDARCRLSASSEIMAGAALAGEAALLRALLADLPDGDGARILLEIGAVAADGPEAYHLDIGPDTILVRGAGAHGVFNGIQTLAQLLDADGSLPCGRVLDAPRFGYRGMMLDVARHFASVATVKRLLDCMARYKLNRLHLHLTDDEGWRLRIDALPELTEIGSKRGAACGHTLPPSFGSGADVDTSSGTGYYDAEEFIGILRYAHARHIEVIPEFNMPGHARAAVLAMRARHDRLRAQGDIDEAERYLLSDPYDASVYESVQLWRDNVICIAMPSVDRFIDTVVAHVAALYREAGVPLKTIHTGGDEVPLGAWEGSPRCQALMRERGWMHIGQLQADFVDRCRAILARHGLAFAGWEETALVYEDGGPGFQVYAWNNAWGSGKEDVAYRLANAGYDVVLANAANLYFDLAYAKDPQEPGYYWAGFVETRHAFGFCPLDMIVSAATDPMGQSVPAERLAAMARLTPEGRRRVNGLQGQLWGENARTRDRIEYLAAPRLVALAERAWAPDPGWCAIEDADARTRAMDDAWNEFANRLGQRELARLDRAPLAYGYRLPPPGAVAVGRTVHANVALPGLALHYTLDGSEPDAASPRYTEPVEAGQGAAVFKVATFDTRGRKSATVVIALDSHG